In Phormidium yuhuli AB48, one genomic interval encodes:
- the sufR gene encoding iron-sulfur cluster biosynthesis transcriptional regulator SufR, with the protein MRATTQNPSTKDDILYYLLKQGQAKAQMLSEVLKISPQAIRRHLKDLEAEGLIQHGSVQVGMGRPQHVYELTDAGRARFPHHYDEFAVSLLDTLAETVGQDGVGQVLEKQWQRKAMAYRHQLGEAPLGERIANLVELRRQEGYMAELVELEPDAKGGPRFVVAEYNCAISNVAESFPTVCSHELDMFARALPDCQVQRTHWMIDGENRCGYLIEQAG; encoded by the coding sequence ATGAGGGCGACCACACAGAATCCATCCACGAAAGACGACATCCTCTATTATTTGCTCAAACAGGGTCAGGCTAAGGCTCAGATGCTGTCTGAGGTACTGAAGATTAGCCCCCAGGCCATTCGACGACATCTGAAGGACTTAGAGGCTGAGGGGTTAATTCAACATGGCTCAGTGCAGGTGGGGATGGGCCGTCCTCAACATGTGTATGAGCTGACGGACGCCGGACGTGCCCGCTTTCCCCATCATTATGATGAGTTTGCGGTGTCCCTGTTGGACACTCTGGCGGAAACGGTGGGCCAAGATGGAGTTGGCCAGGTATTGGAGAAACAATGGCAACGTAAAGCCATGGCCTATCGCCATCAACTCGGAGAAGCTCCCCTGGGGGAACGGATTGCCAATTTAGTGGAGTTGCGCCGCCAGGAGGGCTATATGGCGGAACTGGTGGAGTTGGAACCTGACGCTAAGGGAGGGCCCCGGTTTGTGGTGGCGGAGTACAATTGCGCTATCTCCAATGTGGCGGAGTCTTTCCCGACGGTTTGTAGCCATGAGTTGGATATGTTTGCCCGCGCGTTGCCGGATTGTCAGGTGCAGCGGACTCATTGGATGATTGATGGGGAAAATCGCTGCGGTTATCTGATTGAACAGGCCGGTTAG
- a CDS encoding DUF3531 family protein: MDVQFREYNPFDVWFWLEFDNIPSPAEQQYLEQLFESWFYLGKLGGFNAENLQVQEEGLDISYMDYNDRPDHGAILALMHNMGEFEYQGNWGRCWFDLGTSDAIALDVLINALRQLSLDYVSIPRLIIGGENEDWPIPSSHTAQFADYN, encoded by the coding sequence ATGGACGTTCAGTTTCGTGAATATAATCCCTTTGACGTTTGGTTTTGGCTAGAGTTCGACAACATCCCCTCCCCCGCCGAACAGCAATACCTCGAACAACTGTTTGAATCCTGGTTTTACCTCGGGAAACTGGGCGGCTTCAACGCCGAAAATCTACAAGTACAGGAGGAAGGGTTAGATATCAGTTATATGGACTACAACGATCGCCCCGACCACGGCGCTATCCTGGCCCTGATGCACAATATGGGTGAGTTTGAGTATCAGGGAAACTGGGGACGTTGTTGGTTTGACTTAGGAACCAGTGATGCGATCGCCCTAGATGTGCTAATTAACGCCCTGCGTCAACTCAGCCTAGATTATGTCAGCATCCCCCGTCTGATTATCGGCGGAGAAAATGAGGACTGGCCCATTCCCAGTTCTCATACCGCCCAATTTGCCGACTATAACTAA
- a CDS encoding ferredoxin-thioredoxin reductase catalytic domain-containing protein, which yields MTAPTNPQQATEKNLDAMRRFSEQYAKRTGTYFCSDLSITAVVIEGLAKHKDELGAPLCPCRHYEDKEAEVKATYWNCPCVPMRERKECHCMLFLTEDNDFAGREQNITNEQIRATTNQV from the coding sequence ATGACTGCACCCACCAACCCCCAGCAGGCAACCGAAAAAAACCTAGATGCCATGCGGCGCTTCTCCGAACAGTACGCCAAACGGACGGGGACTTACTTCTGTTCAGACTTAAGCATCACCGCCGTGGTCATTGAGGGGCTAGCCAAGCATAAGGATGAGTTAGGTGCGCCTCTGTGTCCCTGTCGCCACTACGAAGACAAAGAAGCCGAAGTTAAGGCCACCTATTGGAACTGCCCTTGTGTCCCCATGCGGGAACGCAAAGAATGCCACTGTATGCTCTTCCTCACCGAAGATAACGACTTCGCCGGGCGGGAGCAAAACATCACCAACGAGCAGATTCGCGCTACAACCAACCAAGTCTAG
- a CDS encoding Sll0314/Alr1548 family TPR repeat-containing protein has protein sequence MSKQFGWRSRLGGSVSVVAIALGTWLTPAWAGDPFRRENPRNISDTTEQAFEAFFRVGNYPLAAQQVELALSEASVDPILYAMRASLVYLEDPDNLPSEFKDYATLTRSRAEALVNQDPLRGNIYIAVGHFLEGAYALKNEGMVRGVPTALSKLQQVFRHLDRATAVDPEDPELNIIKGYMDLMLATNLPFSNPERPIERLQTYAAPEYLAKRGLAVGFRDLNRFEEAMAAVDRSLELTPENPEIMYLKAQIYVDSGDRASSLPWFDRALAMREQLPAELVRQIQRERDQAQRRVDAEQASNR, from the coding sequence ATGAGTAAACAATTTGGCTGGCGATCGCGATTAGGGGGAAGCGTCAGTGTGGTGGCGATCGCCCTAGGGACTTGGCTCACCCCCGCCTGGGCCGGCGACCCGTTCCGCCGTGAAAACCCCCGTAATATCAGTGATACCACGGAACAGGCCTTTGAAGCCTTTTTCCGGGTTGGCAACTATCCCCTGGCGGCTCAGCAGGTGGAATTAGCCTTATCTGAAGCCAGTGTGGACCCGATTCTCTACGCTATGCGGGCCTCATTAGTGTATCTGGAAGACCCCGATAATCTCCCCAGTGAGTTTAAAGACTACGCCACCCTCACTCGCTCACGGGCCGAGGCCTTAGTCAATCAAGATCCCTTACGGGGAAATATCTATATTGCGGTCGGTCATTTCTTAGAAGGGGCCTACGCTCTCAAAAACGAGGGGATGGTGCGGGGAGTTCCCACGGCCCTGTCGAAGTTACAACAGGTTTTCCGCCATCTTGATCGCGCTACAGCGGTTGATCCAGAAGATCCCGAACTCAACATCATTAAAGGCTATATGGATTTGATGTTGGCGACGAACTTACCCTTTTCCAATCCAGAACGGCCTATCGAGCGCCTGCAAACCTATGCGGCCCCGGAATATTTGGCGAAACGAGGTTTAGCTGTCGGATTTCGGGATCTCAACCGCTTTGAAGAAGCCATGGCCGCCGTCGATCGCAGTTTGGAACTCACCCCCGAGAATCCTGAGATTATGTATCTGAAAGCTCAGATTTATGTCGATAGTGGCGATCGCGCCTCCAGTCTCCCCTGGTTTGATCGGGCCCTGGCGATGCGAGAGCAACTTCCGGCGGAATTAGTCCGCCAAATCCAACGGGAACGGGATCAGGCCCAGCGACGGGTGGATGCAGAACAAGCCTCAAACCGGTAA